The following coding sequences lie in one Ctenopharyngodon idella isolate HZGC_01 chromosome 11, HZGC01, whole genome shotgun sequence genomic window:
- the cfap107 gene encoding cilia- and flagella-associated protein 107 produces the protein MHKMENSRDKWSQPGWRIEQKYGNKVLIGNWVEEKLQFARECKTANSSNRLDYTPHMLHRPDVVMRRKALHRSEGFPKRMLLSHHDVPSSHYLVSLYDESYGRQASSSLPTLRSWHSDKLAWVPERSDHPVQGPPTKFGLAESLRARMEQQRAIVPTLSVYKASYPLHPISAFCHSRHVSMPKRISSSQHPANHSNEDLALKHRPYRQVSSNPVHLL, from the exons ATGCACAAAATGGAAAACTCTCGTGACAAGTGGAGCCAGCCTGGTTGGAGAATAGAGCAGAAGTATGGCAACAAAGTACTTATTGGTAATTGGGTGGAAGAGAAATTACAA TTCGCTCGAGAGTGCAAGACAGCAAACAGCTCCAACAGGCTGGACTACACGCCCCACATGTTGCACAGGCCCGATGTTGTCATGCGGCGAAAGGCTCTTCACAGATCAGAG GGTTTTCCTAAAAGGATGTTACTTTCCCATCATGACGTCCCCTCCTCCCACTACCTGGTGTCACTCTATGATGAGTCGTACGGGCGGCAGGCCTCCTCCTCTCTGCCCACACTGCGCTCCTGGCATTCTGACAAACTGGCCTGGGTCCCAGAGAGGTCAGATCATCCAGTCCAAG GCCCCCCTACTAAGTTTGGCTTGGCGGAGTCTTTGCGGGCTCGCATGGAACAACAGCGGGCCATTGTGCCCACACTAAGCGTGTATAAAGCTTCATACCCTCTGCACCCCATCAGCGCCTTCTGTCATTCTCGCCACGTCAGCATGCCCAAGCGGATCTCCAGCAGTCAGCACCCTGCCAACCACAGCAACGAGGACCTGGCACTGAAACACAGACCCTACAGGCAGGTCTCCAGTAATCCAGTCCACCTGCTTTGA
- the klhdc7a gene encoding kelch domain-containing protein 7A: MQIAELLGVHFDMHLLGKLTLSVATMLFVSLVFRFYNSRTRNRQQGSERRYSACNTEQEPQSESAKEVSDRENHFQPSSEKTLQESLKNVALERARPETMDLDSCSKEEPAGKINTIEDIIEAKNVKPRLTLQLPDGSEKGPGSLSGRRSPCLVKTLEAGTGVGRELRQDVGHQGMFSSFQSKAEIKVENADVILDGHGNRRSGVHGKIYEYYIESSSHFISDLSPTQSVSPVYGQNESSTLFKSKSLDFLNFKDRSRSPSPRPSRFIMRDLEITPRFTNEAPSTFKPETVRYRRQVVIRQDSYLTAAIDSELPIPLPTKRTLTPRSCSPAQPSDIPSSLLDSDIANLEAPEEPQVETVAGAKFLHFPENVGNAELESLAGKLDLGNCLEALTLAKKHGHTALQQAALRVMSDNYLQVLRDPGLFGKLKAGERDHIQTQRMRGRKWLVVADMESPDWSKCLSQSTDLESESVKTSNRMYYYDDYKDTWHLHSHIPQEVLSKGCAMCTMDNYLFIAVGFQGLDREATPSKKVYCYNPMTSIWSEISPMNEARPHCKLVSLQGHLYAIGGECLSTVERYDPRTNRWTFVAPLPNDTFAVAHRATACNGELFVAGGTLRYTLLRYNPKTNTWRETMIVGSKDKTTEIVAVRNFLYRFDVNPLGISVYRFHAVARLWYECSSIRLPHCTAFQCVTMDNIIYCVSRQFTLRFLADEVSPSFVAHDLKVLSPAKGILFPFILVLPERATQQTCV, encoded by the coding sequence ATGCAAATTGCAGAATTGCTCGGAGTGCACTTTGACATGCATCTCCTGGGAAAACTGACTCTGTCTGTGGCCACCATGCTATTTGTTTCCTTGGTTTTTAGATTCTACAACTCCAGGACACGAAACAGACAGCAGGGAAGTGAAAGAAGATACAGCGCATGCAATACTGAGCAAGAACCACAGAGTGAATCTGCAAAGGAGGTGTCTGACAGGGAAAATCATTTTCAACCATCTTCAGAGAAAACCTTGCAAGAAAGCcttaaaaatgttgccttggaaaGGGCCCGGCCTGAAACCATGGACTTGGACAGTTGTTCAAAGGAGGAACCTGCAGGTAAAATCAACACAATTGAGGATATAATTGAGGCAAAGAATGTCAAACCGAGGTTAACCTTACAACTTCCTGATGGAAGCGAAAAAGGTCCAGGAAGTCTAAGTGGTCGGCGATCCCCGTGCCTGGTCAAGACGCTGGAAGCTGGTACAGGTGTTGGCAGGGAGTTGAGGCAGGATGTTGGTCACCAGGGCATGTTTTCGAGTTTTCAGTCAAAAGCAGAAATTAAAGTAGAGAATGCTGACGTTATCTTGGATGGGCATGGGAATCGTAGATCAGGCGTCCATGGAAAGATCTACGAGTACTACATAGAGTCCTCTTCCCATTTCATCTCAGATTTAAGCCCCACCCAGTCTGTCAGTCCAGTCTATGGTCAAAATGAAAGTAGCACTTTGTTTAAATCAAAATCATTGGACTTCCTCAATTTCAAGGACCGTTCCCGATCACCAAGTCCACGACCTTCTAGATTCATAATGAGAGATCTTGAAATTACTCCACGTTTTACTAACGAGGCTCCCTCGACTTTCAAACCGGAAACTGTGAGGTACAGAAGGCAAGTAGTCATCCGCCAGGACAGCTATCTTACTGCAGCCATTGACTCAGAGCTTCCAATCCCCTTGCCCACAAAGAGGACTTTAACACCTCGCAGCTGTTCTCCAGCACAACCCAGTGACATCCCTTCAAGCCTGTTAGACTCTGATATAGCTAACCTGGAAGCGCCAGAGGAACCACAAGTCGAAACTGTCGCCGGAGCAAAATTCTTACACTTTCCAGAGAACGTGGGGAATGCAGAACTCGAGAGTCTAGCAGGGAAGCTCGATTTAGGCAACTGCTTGGAGGCTTTAACACTTGCTAAAAAACACGGTCACACTGCCCTTCAGCAAGCTGCTCTCCGTGTCATGTCTGATAATTACCTCCAGGTCCTCAGAGACCCAGGCCTCTTTGGCAAGCTGAAAGCAGGGGAGCGTGATCACATCCAAACACAACGCATGAGAGGAAGGAAGTGGTTAGTGGTTGCAGATATGGAGTCCCCGGACTGGAGTAAATGTCTGTCACAGTCTACAGATTTAGAGTCTGAATCAGTTAAGACATCCAACAGAATGTATTACTACGATGATTATAAGGACACATGGCACCTTCATTCCCACATTCCCCAGGAGGTGTTATCTAAAGGTTGTGCCATGTGCACCATGGATAATTATCTGTTTATCGCTGTGGGTTTCCAAGGCCTGGACCGTGAAGCGACCCCTTCAAAGAAGGTGTACTGTTACAATCCAATGACTTCAATTTGGAGTGAAATAAGCCCCATGAATGAGGCAAGGCCTCACTGCAAACTCGTGTCTCTGCAGGGCCATCTTTATGCCATTGGAGGGGAATGCCTATCAACAGTTGAGCGCTACGACCCCAGGACAAACCGATGGACCTTTGTGGCACCCCTTCCTAACGATACGTTTGCCGTAGCTCACCGGGCCACGGCTTGCAATGGTGAACTGTTTGTTGCAGGCGGCACATTGAGGTACACCCTCTTGCGCTACAATCCCAAGACCAACACGTGGCGAGAGACCATGATTGTGGGCAGTAAGGACAAGACCACTGAAATTGTGGCTGTGAGAAACTTCTTGTACCGTTTTGACGTCAATCCCTTGGGCATTAGCGTGTATCGCTTCCACGCAGTGGCCCGGCTTTGGTACGAATGCTCCTCGATCCGTCTCCCCCATTGCACTGCTTTTCAATGTGTGACTATGGACAACATTATCTACTGCGTGAGCCGTCAGTTTACCTTGAGGTTTCTTGCAGACGAGGTATCTCCAAGCTTTGTTGCACATGATTTGAAAGTGCTATCTCCGGCTAAAGGAATTTTGTTTCCGTTCATCCTTGTGCTGCCTGAGAGGGCCACTCAACAAACTTGTGTTTAA